AGAAGAGAAGTTTGACCGGGTCAAAACCAGAAATGGTTCCCTCCATCCAAACTCCAAAATCAAATCACGACTTTCGAAGAGTCCTTTGTTAGTTGCTTctttaaggaaaaaaataaaggcGGGTGAGGATACAGTTGGAAGAGAGAGATAAATGGGCCCCGCACCAACTAGGCCTCAGGATAATATGGGGCCAAAATTGTACCCATCAAAATTCCAACCAAATACGTACACCTAATTCCATCTCTCATCTTTCTTGCAACTTTGCTTCAAAACATAATACCTAAATAGGCAAACCATCAACGTCTATCACCTTCTCAAGAACCATGTGTTACCCTTATTTCCCATCACTTTAATTCTTCGGACATAATAACTTAGAATATAgagaaataaaaactaattattttGCCTTGATTCCACCAAGGGAAATTAGGCAAAAGTTCCAAGGTGGATAACAGGAGAATTCAAGAATTACACAAGATATTATTACATACtataaattattacatatacTATATACTATAACAAGCAAAAGAGAGGGATTGTACAAAAGGTATGGGTAAAACCTTTCATCAATTCCTTGTTAGCTTGACTTGGAACACTTTTTCCAATTCCAAACAGCATACCATACCTTGCCCCTTTGTATATTGTTGCCCATATGAAAATGAACCGCGTAACTTATTACaactaattaataatactaACAAGTAccaaaaaatatagaataaccTTCTTCCCTAAACTATTTCTTTAACTATTGCTTCAAACTAGAAAACAGAGATCCCAGAAGCTACAATCCGTTAACCTAAACCTGGATGTTTTATTGCAACTAACTACCCAAAACACATTCCTTGAATCCCATCATTCATGggccaaaaaaaaaactaaacaaaacaccAAGTTTACTAGCACAAACCAGTGGCCAATTTTCACTATTTTTCATCTCCATGCCTTTTAAAACTAGAATAGAAcaatttttgttttcaagtCAGAGTCAATAAGTCCACTCCTGCGGGAGGCGAACTTCGTAGCTGGCTGCCTCTTCCCGCCGTGCCCTTAATCTGTTCTGCATCAGAACAGCGTTTCTTCTTGCAACCAATGCAtctaaaacagaaaagaaatatCTGAATACGGAAACCCTTAAATAAAATGTTACAGACATGAGAAACAGGGATTAGGCATACCATAATCAGTGGCAAAGGCGTCGGAGAAGCACGGCTGAAGTGATGGACCATTAAAACCCTCCATGTTTAAGTTCAAAGCATGAACTACCTTAGCCGGAACCACAACAGGTGCAGAACCTGATGGAATAAACCATTAAAATTAGATACAAGCGGACCAACCGTATAAGAAATTAAACGAGCCAAGAGAGGGGTTTAGAGCTTTTACCAGTCTTCTTTCGAGGCTCAGCTGTGTTCCCATAATGGCGAGGCAAGAACACCCCTGTTCCGCCAGAGCTGGCTCTTTTGGCGGCAGATCCAACCGGAACCGGAACCCGATGCCCGGATCCGACATACTGCAAGTTGTTCTGATTCTGGTGAGGTTGGGGCCATGCAGATTGGAGACGGTTACCACATTTTACACTCTCGTAACAAACTTCACGCGCTCTGTTCTGCTGTTGGAGGAGCCAGTATGCTTTATTACCAGCCCCCTGCCTTCCCCAGGTAGAACCACACTGTTGATTCAACACCTGCTCTTGAGAAACCTGAACACAATGGGAAAAGATTATTAGATTCAAGTTTTTCAGAAATTCCTTCTTCCCAAATTAAAGACGGTGTTGTTACCTGAGGAGCGTGGTTACAGAACGAGCGGCATACGGTGGTGTGGAGGTTCTTCGGTGCTGCTGCGGTGGCGCGTGCAGAGTTAAGAAACCCTCTGTTGCTCTGAGACACGTGGTCGTTCAGCTTCATCCTGGCCACTTGTCCTGCGGCTTGGTATATAACCTCCCAAGGGTCGTTTTGGTCGGCGAACGGCGTCGTCGAAGGGGAAGGAACACGGGAAGATCCGTTCGGCGTTCCTTCGCCGGAAACTAAGCTACGGCCGGACCAGCTTCCGATTCCGCTAAGGGTAGACTGAGGC
The genomic region above belongs to Arachis duranensis cultivar V14167 chromosome 3, aradu.V14167.gnm2.J7QH, whole genome shotgun sequence and contains:
- the LOC107480884 gene encoding uncharacterized protein LOC107480884, with product MIHHPTSTSTSYFLSSFLFSTSTTFRPTMANLLDDAPLWLPPPQFLDGPKGSPKPDPDAVFAFPSEFPYEFGVSSPVESVAGSTETESSDEEEDFFAGLTRRLSQATIHDSRKQLATEKPEACKTRGMAGSPQSTLSGIGSWSGRSLVSGEGTPNGSSRVPSPSTTPFADQNDPWEVIYQAAGQVARMKLNDHVSQSNRGFLNSARATAAAPKNLHTTVCRSFCNHAPQVSQEQVLNQQCGSTWGRQGAGNKAYWLLQQQNRAREVCYESVKCGNRLQSAWPQPHQNQNNLQYVGSGHRVPVPVGSAAKRASSGGTGVFLPRHYGNTAEPRKKTGSAPVVVPAKVVHALNLNMEGFNGPSLQPCFSDAFATDYDALVARRNAVLMQNRLRARREEAASYEVRLPQEWTY